One genomic region from Macellibacteroides fermentans encodes:
- a CDS encoding MBL fold metallo-hydrolase produces MKINVLDISFEYNGTSQTINPVIIQDNETMILVDTGYPDQIGLLEESAKQNDISLDKLTHIIITHHDYDHVGSLAALKRRFPPVKILASRIEKEYIEKQRKPLRLEQAEKIYPSLSEVDKEQALIFHKTLESVEGAEVNEVLENHQILPVGNGIEVVFTPGHTAGHISLYIKENKTFIAGDALVLIDDKLVIPYPHFAYDADKAKESVKHLFSYEIEELICYHGGLIKSNWKDLLS; encoded by the coding sequence ATGAAGATAAATGTATTAGATATTAGTTTTGAGTATAACGGAACCTCACAGACAATAAATCCGGTCATTATACAAGATAATGAAACTATGATTTTAGTTGACACAGGTTATCCTGATCAGATTGGATTACTTGAAGAATCGGCTAAACAAAATGATATTTCACTTGATAAATTAACCCATATCATTATAACACATCACGATTATGATCATGTAGGTTCATTAGCAGCGCTCAAGCGGAGGTTCCCTCCTGTCAAAATATTGGCTTCCCGGATAGAGAAAGAATACATTGAAAAGCAAAGAAAACCATTGCGGTTGGAGCAAGCAGAGAAGATATATCCTTCATTGTCGGAGGTCGACAAAGAGCAAGCCCTTATATTCCATAAAACGTTAGAAAGTGTTGAAGGTGCTGAGGTGAATGAAGTTTTAGAAAATCATCAAATATTACCTGTTGGAAATGGGATAGAGGTGGTTTTCACTCCCGGACATACAGCCGGCCATATCTCTTTGTACATCAAAGAAAATAAAACTTTTATTGCAGGCGATGCACTTGTGTTGATTGATGATAAGCTTGTTATTCCATATCCTCATTTTGCCTACGATGCAGATAAAGCTAAAGAGTCCGTAAAGCATCTATTCTCTTATGAGATTGAAGAGCTTATCTGTTATCATGGAGGCTTAATTAAGAGTAATTGGAAAGATTTACTATCATGA
- a CDS encoding DUF3427 domain-containing protein, whose translation MSLSIGVYEQIVNNLIRVKLDSIDTCQFFVGTKSISKIDAINLLCKYLQHLLEIAFANINEEEDSDKCSRFVNDIIINLGRDFNIEDSQENLIDAGRSILTAVVDKTRCDYPDIEQYIKDITPETTLSRSALFFGGKGPTDMQSELNREILCSDEICWVISFIKVSGLNLLWKSLQRFTSEGKKLRIITTTYTGATEYEAISRLAYLPNTEIKITYDGTQDRLHAKSYIFLRNSGFHSAYIGSSNLSSYALKDGKEWNFKATQFELPHIIESVRNSFESYWNDETFEDFIPGISDERLKKALGATWDDPLLDFSALDLMRAKDYQQEILEKLDVERNVHGHFRNLVVAATGTGKTVIAAFDFMRYKEQHPDCHLLFIAHRQEILKQAMKTFSIVLGDPNFGDLWDGENEPQSYQHVFASKDTLRNRLDSLNLSADYYQYVIVDEVHHIVAPTYVKLMTYFKPEILLGLTATPERTNSEEDITVFFDGHISAEIRLPAALNAGLLAPFHYYGIPDNIELTEVKWSGHGYDPSELTKIYTSNDYRTGLILKKMQEYIGNNNLHKVKALCFCVNKDHARYMNAKFTLSGLRSDMLTSDDSDTHRNVVQKRLRLGQINYLFVVDLFNEGVDIPEIDTILFLRPTESCTVFLQQFGRGLRKHKNKDHLTVLDFVGHSRTEFNYKDRFEALIGRHSRNIIEEIKGGFTNAPFGCKITLEKKAQEEILANIEGFIRSMRKDKIIQEVATFRKANPIGFSLSSFLNYTHIPLHKIYNVMTWGEFCSAAGVQSELSPNVAAIKFAVSKKWMATDSFSYFSKLISFVDSGFKVEVSSFSDTEMRYATMFYYDLFDTAGAFDSIQDMFDSLAQDNLFISEVKEVLYILRERCSSPEKTDNSIYSGWNPLKLHGVYTKAQIQSALGLSTFYKKSSAREGVERIWGINLEAMFVDVIKKREEGSTTDYKDFAMGKKRFHWETQSTVSSTSPTAENYRNRTNHQLLFVRQQSTHPETKATMGYVYLGEVELVSMEGSRPIQIVWELKSPMSESAYAFASQYKAIG comes from the coding sequence ATGAGTCTTTCTATAGGAGTATACGAGCAGATAGTCAACAACTTAATTCGAGTCAAGCTAGATAGCATTGATACCTGCCAGTTTTTCGTAGGCACAAAGTCAATCAGTAAGATTGACGCAATCAATCTGCTCTGCAAATACCTTCAGCATCTACTGGAGATTGCTTTTGCAAACATCAATGAAGAGGAGGACTCTGACAAGTGTTCTCGATTTGTCAATGATATAATAATTAATTTGGGGCGCGACTTCAACATAGAAGATAGTCAGGAGAACCTTATTGATGCCGGAAGGTCAATCCTTACAGCAGTTGTCGACAAGACCAGATGCGATTACCCCGACATAGAGCAATACATCAAAGATATTACACCGGAGACGACACTGAGCAGAAGTGCTCTGTTCTTTGGCGGTAAAGGTCCAACAGATATGCAAAGCGAACTCAACAGGGAGATCCTATGCTCTGATGAAATCTGCTGGGTTATCTCATTTATAAAAGTCAGTGGTCTTAATCTTCTCTGGAAAAGTTTGCAGCGATTCACTTCAGAAGGCAAAAAACTGAGAATAATCACAACAACTTATACAGGTGCAACAGAATATGAAGCAATATCTAGATTAGCTTACCTGCCAAATACCGAGATTAAGATTACATATGATGGGACCCAGGACCGACTTCATGCAAAGTCATATATCTTCCTAAGGAATTCGGGTTTCCATTCAGCGTACATCGGCTCCAGCAATCTTTCTTCGTATGCACTTAAAGATGGTAAAGAATGGAATTTTAAAGCAACTCAATTCGAACTGCCACATATCATTGAGTCTGTAAGAAACTCATTTGAGAGCTACTGGAATGACGAGACCTTCGAAGATTTTATTCCAGGCATCAGCGATGAGCGTTTAAAGAAAGCTCTTGGTGCTACATGGGACGATCCGCTACTTGATTTCTCTGCCCTGGATTTAATGCGGGCAAAAGACTATCAGCAGGAGATACTTGAAAAGCTGGATGTAGAAAGAAATGTTCACGGACATTTCCGAAATCTTGTTGTTGCGGCAACAGGAACAGGCAAGACTGTTATTGCTGCTTTTGATTTCATGAGGTATAAAGAACAGCACCCAGACTGTCATTTGCTATTTATTGCCCATAGACAGGAGATTTTGAAACAGGCGATGAAAACATTCAGCATAGTTCTTGGGGACCCCAATTTCGGAGACTTATGGGATGGTGAAAACGAGCCTCAAAGCTACCAACATGTTTTTGCCAGTAAAGACACGTTGAGGAATAGACTAGACAGTCTAAATCTTTCTGCAGACTATTACCAATATGTCATTGTCGACGAGGTTCATCATATAGTTGCACCTACCTATGTGAAACTGATGACTTACTTCAAACCGGAGATTCTGCTTGGTCTTACCGCAACTCCCGAAAGAACCAATTCAGAAGAGGATATCACCGTATTCTTTGATGGACACATTTCGGCAGAAATACGCCTTCCAGCCGCTTTGAATGCTGGTCTGCTAGCCCCATTCCACTATTATGGAATACCAGATAATATTGAACTCACAGAAGTTAAATGGAGCGGTCATGGATATGATCCGTCTGAGCTGACAAAGATATATACCAGTAATGATTACCGTACAGGTCTTATTCTGAAGAAAATGCAGGAGTATATCGGGAATAATAACCTTCACAAGGTTAAGGCTCTGTGTTTCTGTGTCAATAAGGATCACGCCCGTTATATGAACGCAAAGTTCACACTTTCTGGTCTTCGTTCCGACATGCTTACCAGCGATGATTCAGACACACACCGAAATGTTGTCCAGAAACGTTTACGCTTAGGACAGATCAACTACCTATTTGTTGTAGACCTTTTCAATGAAGGTGTAGATATTCCGGAGATTGACACCATTCTGTTCTTACGCCCTACCGAAAGCTGTACTGTGTTTTTGCAGCAGTTCGGTCGTGGGCTACGTAAACATAAAAATAAGGATCATCTTACTGTTCTTGATTTTGTTGGTCATTCCAGAACAGAGTTCAATTACAAAGACAGGTTTGAAGCCCTGATAGGACGCCATTCACGTAACATCATTGAAGAAATAAAGGGCGGATTTACCAATGCTCCGTTTGGTTGTAAAATCACACTGGAAAAGAAGGCCCAGGAAGAAATACTTGCCAATATCGAAGGCTTCATCAGAAGCATGAGAAAGGACAAGATCATTCAGGAAGTAGCAACTTTCAGGAAAGCTAATCCTATAGGCTTCTCTTTATCATCTTTCTTGAATTACACCCATATTCCTCTCCACAAGATATATAATGTTATGACCTGGGGTGAATTCTGCTCAGCCGCTGGCGTCCAATCCGAGTTGTCGCCAAATGTGGCAGCCATTAAATTTGCAGTAAGTAAAAAATGGATGGCAACAGATTCCTTCAGTTACTTCAGCAAACTGATATCTTTCGTGGATTCAGGTTTTAAAGTCGAAGTATCGAGCTTCTCTGATACCGAAATGAGGTATGCTACGATGTTCTATTATGACTTGTTCGATACCGCTGGAGCATTCGATTCAATTCAGGACATGTTCGATAGTTTAGCCCAGGACAACCTGTTTATAAGCGAAGTGAAAGAAGTGCTATACATTTTAAGAGAAAGATGCTCTTCGCCAGAAAAGACTGACAATAGCATATATTCCGGTTGGAATCCGCTGAAACTTCACGGTGTCTATACAAAGGCCCAGATACAATCAGCCCTTGGCTTATCAACATTTTATAAGAAATCATCTGCTCGTGAAGGTGTTGAAAGAATCTGGGGAATCAATCTTGAAGCAATGTTTGTAGATGTGATCAAGAAACGTGAAGAGGGTTCAACAACTGATTACAAGGATTTCGCAATGGGCAAGAAACGTTTCCATTGGGAAACCCAAAGCACTGTATCCAGCACATCGCCGACAGCAGAGAATTACCGCAACAGAACGAATCACCAGCTCCTTTTTGTGCGCCAGCAATCCACCCACCCCGAAACCAAAGCCACCATGGGATATGTTTATCTTGGAGAAGTCGAACTAGTATCGATGGAGGGATCACGGCCTATTCAGATTGTTTGGGAACTCAAGTCTCCTATGTCTGAGTCCGCATACGCATTTGCATCTCAATATAAGGCGATAGGATAG
- the mnmE gene encoding tRNA uridine-5-carboxymethylaminomethyl(34) synthesis GTPase MnmE: protein MHQDTICAVSTAPGTGGVAIIRVSGPDAIQSVHAIYAPMKSGKSLLTQKAYTITFGNIVCGDQLVDEVLVSLFREPHSFTGEDTVEITCHGSVFIQQQILELLIKQGCRSALPGEFTQRAFLNGKMDLSQAEAVADLIASTSAGTHKLALSQMRGGFSNELYKLRTQLLDFASLIELELDFSEEDVEFADRSNLYNLADTIKKVIGGLADSFRVGNAIKNGIPVAIIGETNAGKSTLLNLLLNEEKAIVSDIHGTTRDVIEDTINLNGITFRFIDTAGIRETSDTIESLGIERTYQKMEQATLVLWVIDLTSPDALIETLAHLIEPKLSGKKVILVFNKADLLTPQEVAAKQSLLDKVQAEKITISAKFKNNTDRLQTKLVEAANLPEVGQNDVIVTNIRHYEALTRALEAIQRVISGMDNGISSDFLAQDIRECMHYLGEITGQISNDEILGNIFAKFCIGK, encoded by the coding sequence ATCCATCAAGACACCATATGTGCCGTATCTACCGCCCCCGGAACAGGCGGTGTAGCCATTATCCGTGTATCCGGTCCCGATGCCATTCAGTCGGTGCATGCCATATATGCCCCCATGAAATCCGGCAAGAGTCTGCTTACCCAGAAAGCCTATACCATCACTTTCGGGAACATCGTATGCGGAGATCAGCTGGTGGACGAGGTGCTGGTATCCCTTTTCCGTGAACCCCATTCCTTTACCGGCGAAGACACGGTCGAAATTACCTGTCACGGATCGGTATTCATACAACAACAGATACTCGAACTCCTTATCAAACAAGGTTGCCGGTCGGCTTTACCCGGCGAATTCACCCAACGTGCCTTCCTGAACGGCAAGATGGACTTAAGTCAGGCCGAAGCTGTGGCCGACCTTATTGCATCCACCTCTGCGGGAACCCATAAGCTCGCTTTGAGTCAGATGCGTGGCGGATTCAGCAACGAGCTGTACAAACTTCGCACCCAGCTGCTCGACTTTGCCTCCCTTATCGAACTGGAGCTGGACTTCAGTGAAGAGGATGTGGAGTTTGCAGACCGCTCCAACCTGTATAATCTGGCCGATACAATTAAAAAAGTAATCGGCGGACTGGCCGACTCCTTTAGGGTCGGTAATGCCATAAAGAACGGTATCCCTGTGGCGATAATCGGCGAAACCAATGCCGGCAAATCCACCCTGCTCAACCTGCTGCTCAACGAAGAAAAGGCCATCGTATCCGATATTCACGGAACCACGCGCGATGTGATAGAAGATACCATCAACCTGAACGGCATCACGTTCCGGTTTATCGATACCGCCGGAATCCGCGAAACCAGCGATACGATCGAAAGTCTGGGTATCGAACGCACCTACCAGAAGATGGAACAGGCAACCCTTGTGTTGTGGGTGATCGACTTAACCAGTCCCGATGCCCTTATCGAAACCCTGGCGCACCTTATCGAACCCAAGCTGAGCGGAAAGAAGGTAATACTAGTATTCAATAAAGCCGACCTGCTCACCCCGCAGGAGGTAGCCGCCAAGCAGAGCCTGCTGGACAAAGTGCAGGCCGAAAAGATCACCATCTCGGCTAAGTTCAAGAACAATACAGACCGTCTGCAGACCAAACTGGTGGAAGCAGCCAACCTGCCCGAAGTAGGACAAAACGACGTAATCGTAACCAATATCCGTCATTACGAAGCCCTTACCCGCGCACTGGAAGCCATCCAGCGCGTAATATCCGGCATGGATAATGGCATAAGCAGCGACTTCCTGGCTCAGGACATCCGCGAATGCATGCACTACCTAGGCGAAATAACCGGACAAATCAGCAACGACGAAATATTAGGTAACATCTTCGCCAAGTTCTGTATAGGTAAATAA
- the mutA gene encoding methylmalonyl-CoA mutase small subunit encodes MAELKEKLFSEFAPVSTEEWMAKITADLKGAPFEKKLVWKTGEGFDVNPFYRAEDIEGLKTTTSLPGEFPYVRGTKKDNDWKVRQNIEVTCFKGANEKALDLLNKGVTSLGFVIQSEDVNAENIATLLNGICPESVELNFKTCHRKAEQLINILADYLKAKNADLKKCYGSVNYDPFKRMLVKGKTNDNWVANAVAVFNAGKALPRYKVLSVNAFYFNNAGSYITQELGYALAWGNELLAKLVEAGCRADEVAKKIKFNFGVGSNYFLEIAKFRAARWLWAEIVAAYEPKCQHEDCPNNKPDGLCRCAAKMHIHAQTSEWNMTVYDAHVNLLRTQTEAMSAALAGVDSITVRPFDKIFKNPDDFSERIARNQQLLLKEECHLDKVVDPSAGSYYLETLTVSVADVAWKLFVETEEKGGFFAAVMAGDVQNAVNASSNARKAAIATRKEVLLGTNQFPNFTELAASKIEVKTSVSDPCACNSDETLPKLNFERGASAFEALRLATENSGKTPKAFMLTIGNLAMRLARSQFSCNFFGCAGYKVIDNLGFETVEAGVEAAVAAGAEIVVLCSSDDEYAELAPAAFKALNGRAEFVVAGMPACMDELKAQGITQYINVRSNVLETLKAFNAKLGIA; translated from the coding sequence ATGGCAGAATTAAAAGAAAAACTTTTCTCAGAATTTGCCCCGGTGTCTACTGAAGAGTGGATGGCGAAGATCACGGCAGATTTGAAAGGGGCTCCGTTTGAGAAAAAGCTTGTATGGAAGACAGGCGAGGGATTTGATGTAAATCCTTTTTATCGGGCGGAAGATATCGAAGGTTTAAAGACAACAACATCACTTCCGGGTGAATTTCCTTACGTACGCGGTACTAAGAAAGACAACGACTGGAAAGTGCGCCAGAACATTGAGGTTACCTGTTTTAAGGGAGCCAACGAAAAAGCACTTGATTTATTGAATAAGGGGGTAACCTCTTTAGGCTTTGTTATTCAGAGTGAAGATGTTAATGCGGAAAACATCGCTACCTTGCTCAATGGTATTTGCCCTGAAAGCGTAGAGCTGAACTTCAAAACCTGTCACCGTAAGGCAGAACAACTCATCAACATTTTAGCAGATTACCTTAAAGCGAAGAATGCAGACCTTAAGAAATGTTACGGTTCTGTAAACTACGATCCGTTCAAGCGGATGCTTGTTAAAGGCAAGACAAATGATAACTGGGTAGCCAATGCCGTAGCCGTTTTTAACGCCGGTAAAGCCCTGCCTCGTTACAAGGTACTATCTGTAAATGCATTCTACTTCAACAATGCCGGTTCATATATCACCCAGGAACTGGGATATGCACTTGCCTGGGGTAACGAATTGCTGGCCAAGCTGGTTGAGGCCGGATGTCGTGCCGACGAAGTTGCCAAAAAAATTAAATTCAACTTTGGTGTAGGATCAAACTACTTCCTCGAAATTGCTAAATTCCGTGCTGCACGTTGGTTGTGGGCCGAAATCGTAGCAGCTTACGAACCTAAATGCCAACACGAAGATTGTCCTAACAACAAACCGGACGGTCTGTGTCGTTGCGCAGCCAAGATGCACATCCATGCACAAACTTCCGAATGGAATATGACGGTTTACGATGCTCACGTAAACTTGCTTCGTACCCAGACAGAAGCCATGTCGGCAGCATTGGCCGGAGTCGATTCAATTACGGTTCGTCCTTTCGATAAGATCTTTAAAAATCCGGATGATTTCTCAGAACGTATCGCACGTAACCAGCAATTGTTGCTGAAGGAAGAATGTCACCTCGACAAGGTGGTGGATCCTTCTGCCGGATCATACTATCTGGAAACACTTACGGTTTCTGTTGCAGATGTAGCCTGGAAGCTGTTTGTTGAAACAGAAGAAAAGGGTGGATTCTTTGCAGCAGTGATGGCCGGCGATGTTCAGAACGCTGTGAACGCCTCTTCCAATGCACGCAAGGCAGCTATTGCTACCCGTAAAGAAGTGTTGTTGGGAACCAACCAGTTCCCTAACTTTACAGAACTGGCTGCTTCTAAAATAGAAGTGAAGACCTCTGTAAGCGATCCTTGCGCATGCAACTCGGACGAAACATTGCCAAAGCTTAACTTCGAAAGAGGAGCTTCTGCATTCGAAGCTTTGAGACTGGCTACAGAAAATAGCGGAAAGACTCCTAAAGCCTTTATGCTTACCATCGGTAATCTGGCAATGCGTCTGGCCCGTTCGCAGTTCTCTTGCAACTTCTTCGGATGTGCAGGATATAAGGTGATCGACAACCTTGGATTCGAAACTGTGGAAGCAGGTGTTGAAGCAGCTGTTGCCGCCGGAGCCGAGATCGTGGTTCTTTGCTCAAGCGACGACGAGTATGCCGAATTGGCTCCTGCCGCCTTCAAAGCATTGAATGGCAGAGCAGAATTTGTAGTGGCCGGTATGCCTGCATGTATGGACGAACTGAAGGCACAGGGTATCACCCAGTACATCAATGTTCGCTCCAACGTTTTGGAAACATTAAAGGCATTCAACGCTAAATTAGGAATCGCTTAA
- a CDS encoding DUF362 domain-containing protein — MEPSKVYFTNLRTNASCNLLDKMERVVKRAGIAGINFEKQFVAIKIHFGEPGNLAYIRPNYAARMANLLRSFGARPFLTDCNTLYSGRRANAVDHLRSAMENGYNPISAQCDVIIGDGLKGTDYREIEVNGAYCKAPKIGSAIADADIIVSMTHFKGHEQAGFGGVLKNLGMGCASRGGKMELHAASQPQIDTEQCTGCNICVKNCAHDAIHLNSTRKAEIDYAKCVGCGQCVALCQYDGAVMGAGDTSENMNCKIAEYTQAVLKDKPHFHVSFIMNVSPECDCWHTNDAAVIPDLGIAASFDPVALDKACVDMVTNAPILPNNRLADKHPHEHLEGEDKFHHMHPDTNWRAGLEHAEKLGIGTMQYELITV, encoded by the coding sequence ATGGAACCATCAAAAGTATATTTTACAAATTTGCGTACCAATGCATCGTGCAATCTGCTCGATAAGATGGAACGCGTGGTAAAAAGGGCCGGTATTGCCGGAATCAATTTCGAAAAACAATTTGTGGCCATAAAGATACATTTTGGCGAACCCGGTAACCTGGCTTATATTCGTCCCAATTATGCGGCCCGCATGGCAAACCTTTTACGCTCGTTCGGAGCCAGACCGTTTCTTACCGACTGTAACACGCTTTATTCAGGCAGACGGGCCAACGCGGTAGATCACCTGCGTAGTGCCATGGAAAATGGTTACAACCCCATCTCGGCACAATGCGATGTGATAATCGGCGACGGACTGAAGGGAACCGACTACCGCGAGATTGAGGTAAACGGAGCATACTGCAAAGCACCCAAGATAGGAAGCGCCATAGCCGATGCCGATATCATTGTGTCCATGACCCATTTTAAAGGACACGAACAAGCCGGATTTGGAGGCGTATTGAAAAACCTTGGTATGGGATGCGCCAGCAGAGGCGGAAAAATGGAACTACACGCAGCATCTCAGCCCCAGATAGATACCGAGCAGTGTACAGGATGTAACATCTGCGTAAAAAACTGTGCCCACGATGCAATCCATCTTAACAGCACACGCAAAGCGGAAATCGATTACGCGAAGTGTGTGGGATGCGGACAATGTGTGGCACTCTGCCAGTACGACGGTGCAGTAATGGGGGCAGGAGATACCTCCGAAAACATGAACTGCAAGATTGCCGAATATACCCAGGCAGTACTTAAAGACAAGCCCCATTTCCATGTAAGCTTTATCATGAACGTTTCTCCCGAGTGCGATTGCTGGCACACCAACGATGCAGCTGTGATACCCGACCTGGGTATAGCCGCCTCTTTCGACCCGGTGGCTTTAGACAAGGCCTGTGTGGATATGGTAACCAATGCACCAATTCTGCCCAATAACCGGTTGGCCGACAAACACCCCCACGAGCACCTCGAAGGCGAAGATAAATTTCATCACATGCACCCGGACACCAACTGGCGCGCCGGCCTCGAACATGCCGAAAAGCTGGGAATCGGTACCATGCAGTACGAATTAATCACCGTATAA
- the scpA gene encoding methylmalonyl-CoA mutase, with product MRPNFKNIDYKSAGFATTNVAEWAQANGIEASWKTPEHIDVKSVYTKEDLEGMEHLNYASGLPPYLRGPYSGMYAMRPWTIRQYAGFSTAEESNAFYRRNLASGQKGLSVAFDLATHRGYDADHERVVGDVGKAGVSICSLENMKVLFDGIPLNKMSVSMTMNGAVLPVLAFYINAGLEQGAKLEEMAGTIQNDILKEFMVRNTYIYPPEFSMKIIADIFEYTSQKMPKFNSISISGYHMQEAGATADIEMAYTLADGMEYLRAGINAGIDVDAFAPRLSFFWAIGVNHFMEIAKMRAARMLWAKIVKSFGAKNPKSLALRTHCQTSGWSLTEQDPFNNVGRTCIEAMAAALGHTQSLHTNALDEAIALPTDFSARIARNTQIYIQEETQVCKEIDPWAGSYYVETLTNELVHKGWALIQEIESMGGMAKAIETGLPKLRIEEAAARTQARIDSKNQTIVGVNKYRLEKEDPIDILEIDNTAVRLEQIERLNELKANRDEAAVKEALEAITECARTKQGNLLELAVKAAGLRATLGEISDACEAVSGRYKAIIRTISGVYSSETKKDADFVKACELAEAFAKKEGRQPRIMIAKMGQDGHDRGAKVVATGYADCGFDVDMGPLFQTPAEAARQAVENDVHIMGVSSLAAGHKTLVPQVIEELKKLGREDIIVIAGGVIPAQDYDYLYKAGVAAIFGPGTSVAKAAVQILEILLGE from the coding sequence ATGAGACCAAATTTTAAAAATATAGATTATAAGTCAGCCGGATTCGCAACAACCAATGTTGCCGAATGGGCTCAGGCAAACGGCATCGAAGCCAGCTGGAAAACTCCGGAACATATCGATGTAAAATCAGTATATACCAAAGAAGATTTGGAAGGAATGGAACATCTTAACTATGCTTCTGGTCTTCCTCCCTACCTTCGCGGTCCGTATAGCGGTATGTACGCTATGCGTCCCTGGACAATCCGTCAGTATGCCGGATTCTCTACAGCAGAAGAATCTAACGCATTTTACCGTCGTAACCTGGCTTCAGGTCAGAAAGGTTTGTCGGTTGCATTCGACCTTGCCACACACCGTGGCTACGATGCCGACCACGAACGTGTAGTAGGCGACGTAGGTAAAGCCGGGGTATCTATCTGTTCATTGGAAAACATGAAAGTATTGTTCGACGGTATACCTTTGAACAAGATGTCTGTTTCTATGACTATGAACGGAGCCGTACTTCCCGTATTGGCATTCTACATCAATGCAGGTCTTGAGCAGGGAGCCAAGCTTGAAGAGATGGCCGGAACAATCCAGAACGATATCCTGAAAGAATTCATGGTGCGTAATACCTATATCTACCCACCCGAATTCTCAATGAAGATTATTGCAGACATCTTCGAATACACATCTCAGAAGATGCCTAAATTCAACTCTATCTCCATCTCAGGATACCACATGCAGGAAGCAGGAGCAACTGCCGATATCGAAATGGCATATACATTGGCAGACGGTATGGAATACCTTCGCGCCGGTATCAATGCAGGTATCGATGTAGACGCCTTTGCACCCCGCTTGTCGTTCTTCTGGGCTATCGGTGTAAACCACTTTATGGAAATCGCCAAGATGCGTGCTGCACGTATGTTGTGGGCAAAGATCGTGAAGAGCTTCGGAGCCAAGAATCCAAAGTCGCTTGCTCTACGTACACACTGTCAGACATCGGGTTGGTCGTTAACAGAGCAAGATCCATTCAACAATGTGGGCCGTACCTGTATCGAAGCCATGGCTGCCGCATTGGGACATACTCAGTCTCTGCACACCAACGCATTGGACGAGGCTATTGCCTTGCCAACCGATTTCTCTGCACGTATCGCACGTAATACACAGATCTATATCCAGGAAGAGACACAGGTATGTAAAGAAATCGACCCATGGGCCGGATCTTACTACGTTGAAACTCTTACCAACGAGTTGGTACACAAAGGCTGGGCATTGATTCAGGAAATCGAAAGCATGGGTGGTATGGCAAAAGCTATCGAAACAGGTTTACCAAAACTACGTATCGAAGAAGCTGCAGCCCGTACGCAGGCTCGTATCGACTCAAAGAATCAAACGATCGTAGGTGTTAACAAATACCGTCTCGAGAAGGAAGATCCTATCGATATTCTCGAAATCGACAATACAGCTGTACGTTTGGAGCAGATCGAACGTTTGAATGAGTTGAAAGCCAACCGCGACGAAGCTGCCGTTAAGGAAGCTTTGGAAGCCATTACAGAGTGTGCAAGAACTAAACAGGGTAACCTGCTCGAGCTTGCTGTTAAGGCAGCAGGTTTACGTGCTACTTTGGGAGAAATCTCCGATGCATGCGAAGCTGTTTCAGGACGTTATAAAGCAATTATCAGAACTATATCAGGCGTGTATTCATCAGAAACAAAGAAAGATGCCGACTTCGTAAAAGCTTGCGAACTGGCAGAAGCATTTGCTAAGAAAGAAGGTCGTCAGCCTCGTATCATGATTGCCAAGATGGGTCAGGACGGTCACGACCGTGGTGCGAAAGTGGTTGCAACCGGGTATGCCGACTGTGGATTCGACGTAGACATGGGACCATTGTTCCAGACTCCGGCCGAAGCTGCCCGTCAGGCTGTTGAAAACGACGTACACATCATGGGTGTATCTTCACTGGCTGCCGGTCACAAAACATTGGTACCGCAGGTTATTGAAGAGCTGAAGAAGCTGGGTCGCGAAGATATCATCGTTATTGCCGGTGGTGTTATTCCTGCCCAAGACTACGACTACCTTTATAAGGCCGGCGTAGCAGCAATCTTTGGTCCGGGTACGTCTGTAGCTAAAGCTGCGGTTCAGATCCTCGAAATTCTGTTGGGCGAATAA